Proteins found in one Quercus robur chromosome 2, dhQueRobu3.1, whole genome shotgun sequence genomic segment:
- the LOC126702342 gene encoding mavicyanin, translating to MASFSKSSTTVLIVFLFTVFCTLHNFSVSSFEFEVGGTHGWVVPPANDSKIYNDWASENRFQVGDTVRFRYRKDSVMEVNETEYKRCNSSHPNFFSNNGNSVFRLNQPGPFYFISGVSGHCEKGQRMIVKVMSHEEESPSGDGGGKSSSGSHVAVSSLGVSALVFLQFVLSFVASNVI from the exons ATGGCTTCTTTCTCCAAGAGTTCCACCACAGTTCTAATTGTGTTCTTGTTTACCGTATTCTGCACTCTTCACAATTTCTCAGTCTCTTCCTTTGAGTTCGAAGTTGGAGGCACCCATGGTTGGGTAGTCCCACCAGCCAATGACAGCAAAATCTACAATGACTGGGCCTCAGAAAACCGCTTCCAAGTTGGTGACACTGTCC GTTTTAGATACAGGAAGGACTCAGTTATGGAGGTGAATGAGACAGAGTATAAGAGGTGCAATTCCTCTCACCCCAACTTCTTCTCCAACAATGGGAATTCAGTTTTCAGGTTGAATCAGCCGGGTCCTTTCTACTTCATCAGTGGAGTATCCGGGCACTGCGAGAAGGGTCAGAGGATGATCGTAAAAGTGATGTCACATGAGGAAGAGTCTCCATCTGGTGATGGTGGCGGCAAATCATCATCTGGTTCCCATGTTGCAGTTTCTTCACTTGGAGTCTCTGCATTAGTCTTTCTTCAGTTTGTGTTGTCATTTGTTGCTTCTAATGTTATATAG